One Tessaracoccus lacteus DNA window includes the following coding sequences:
- a CDS encoding CNNM domain-containing protein yields the protein MIVLETNGWTVTWITVLIIFLSACFVAAEFAMMAAKPHRLEERATTAAGRAALKNSHELTLVLAGAQLGITVCTLALGAITKPAVHHALMPLLERGMSTVVADVVAFVLALVIVTFLHLVVGEMAPKSWAIAHPERSSVLLALPLRGYMWLTRPVLKAMNVAANWMVRRAGAEPTDELTQGQDAAGLRHLVEHSANVGALDGAYQGSLASVLALRETTVREMLPASQVLAAVPVDATLADVQATTRATRHLRVLVRDGETTVGVVHVRDTLLEPDLSRPATELMRDPVKLPADTGLASALATIRAERTQLAIVTDGDVELGVLTFEDVLPGLMPSALLGDAAVAAH from the coding sequence ATGATCGTTCTCGAGACGAACGGCTGGACCGTCACCTGGATCACGGTCCTAATCATCTTCCTTAGCGCCTGCTTCGTCGCGGCCGAGTTCGCCATGATGGCCGCGAAGCCGCACCGACTGGAGGAGCGCGCGACGACCGCGGCGGGTCGGGCCGCGCTCAAGAACTCGCACGAGCTGACGCTGGTGCTCGCAGGCGCCCAGCTCGGCATCACCGTCTGCACGCTGGCGTTGGGCGCCATCACGAAGCCCGCGGTGCACCACGCGCTGATGCCGCTCCTGGAGCGGGGCATGTCGACGGTGGTCGCCGACGTGGTCGCGTTCGTGCTCGCGTTGGTCATCGTCACGTTCCTGCACCTCGTCGTCGGTGAGATGGCCCCGAAGTCGTGGGCCATCGCGCACCCGGAGCGGTCGTCGGTGTTGCTCGCTCTCCCGCTGCGCGGCTACATGTGGCTGACGCGCCCCGTCCTGAAGGCGATGAACGTCGCGGCGAACTGGATGGTGCGTCGGGCCGGCGCGGAGCCGACCGATGAGCTCACGCAGGGCCAGGACGCGGCCGGGCTCAGGCACCTTGTCGAGCACTCCGCGAACGTCGGGGCCCTCGACGGCGCCTATCAGGGCTCGCTGGCCTCGGTGCTGGCGCTCAGGGAGACGACGGTGCGGGAGATGCTGCCCGCGTCGCAGGTGCTGGCAGCCGTGCCCGTCGACGCGACACTGGCCGACGTGCAGGCCACCACCCGGGCCACCCGCCACCTGCGGGTGCTCGTCCGCGACGGTGAGACCACCGTCGGGGTGGTGCACGTGCGCGACACCCTCCTGGAGCCCGACCTGTCCCGCCCTGCGACCGAGCTGATGCGTGACCCGGTCAAGCTGCCTGCCGACACGGGCCTCGCGTCGGCGCTCGCCACCATCCGCGCGGAGCGCACGCAGCTGGCGATCGTGACCGACGGTGACGTCGAACTGGGCGTGCTCACGTTCGAGGACGTGCTGCCCGGCCTGATGCCGTCGGCGCTCCTCGGCGACGCGGCGGTTGCCGCCCACTGA
- a CDS encoding long-chain-fatty-acid--CoA ligase, translating into MTIDDEMPQPWVRHYQPGVPAQIELPTDSLVSLYERSVREAADSIALDFFGRTTTYAELGDQIERAAEGLRRLGVKTGDRVALILPNCPQHVVAFYAVQRLGAIVVEHNPLYTARELRHLFEDHGARVVIAWDAAVSKLREQPADVQLDHIVAVNLLKAFPTVKRLALQLPLKKLRATRAKLTQPAPGTMSWEKLLSAPRIAADHPRPSVDDLAVIQYTSGTTGQPKGAMLTHSNLFANARQGEAWMHGAEYRKEVFYAILPMFHAFGMTLFMTYGVLKQARLVLFPSFDVDMVLDTAKKTPPTVYCAVPPIYEATAKRAKERGISLRSAKYCISGAMALQDDIVELWESVSGGLLVEGYGMTEASPVCLGNPFADTRRTGTIGVPFPSTWMKVVDPDDPTVEVLQGERGELLIHGPQVFQGYWMNDEETTRTLLPGGWLRTGDVVTVDEDGFTTIVDRVKELIITGGFNVSPSEVEQVLLAHPKVKAAAVVGLPNEEVGGERVIAAIHPEEGSDVTYAELRAWCKERLTGYKTPREFYVVGELPKSMLGKVLRAQVKEQLGALTPLPH; encoded by the coding sequence ATGACCATTGACGACGAAATGCCCCAACCCTGGGTGCGTCACTACCAGCCCGGGGTGCCTGCACAGATCGAGTTGCCGACCGACTCCCTCGTGAGCCTCTACGAGCGCTCCGTGCGGGAGGCGGCAGACTCGATCGCCCTCGACTTCTTCGGCAGGACGACGACGTACGCCGAGTTGGGCGATCAGATCGAGCGCGCCGCTGAGGGGCTCCGACGCCTCGGCGTCAAGACCGGAGACCGCGTCGCGCTGATCCTGCCGAACTGCCCCCAGCATGTCGTCGCGTTCTACGCGGTGCAGCGGCTCGGCGCGATCGTCGTCGAGCACAACCCGCTCTACACCGCCCGCGAGCTGCGCCACCTCTTCGAGGACCACGGCGCCCGCGTCGTCATCGCCTGGGATGCGGCCGTGTCCAAGCTACGCGAGCAACCCGCCGACGTGCAGCTCGACCACATCGTCGCGGTCAACCTCCTCAAGGCGTTCCCGACGGTGAAGCGCCTGGCGCTGCAGCTGCCCCTGAAGAAGCTCAGGGCGACCCGCGCGAAGCTCACGCAGCCTGCCCCCGGCACCATGTCCTGGGAGAAGCTGCTCAGCGCGCCGCGCATCGCGGCCGACCACCCCCGCCCCTCCGTGGACGACCTGGCCGTCATCCAGTACACCTCCGGCACGACGGGGCAGCCGAAGGGGGCGATGCTCACGCACTCGAACCTCTTCGCCAACGCGCGCCAGGGCGAGGCGTGGATGCACGGAGCCGAGTACCGCAAGGAGGTCTTCTACGCGATCCTGCCGATGTTCCACGCGTTCGGCATGACGCTGTTCATGACCTACGGCGTCCTCAAGCAGGCCCGCCTGGTGCTGTTCCCGTCGTTCGACGTCGACATGGTCCTCGACACGGCGAAGAAGACCCCGCCGACGGTGTACTGCGCAGTCCCGCCCATCTACGAGGCCACCGCCAAGAGGGCCAAGGAACGCGGGATCTCGCTGCGCTCGGCCAAGTACTGCATCTCGGGCGCCATGGCGCTGCAGGACGACATCGTCGAGCTGTGGGAGTCCGTCTCCGGCGGCCTGCTCGTCGAGGGCTACGGCATGACGGAAGCCTCCCCGGTGTGCCTCGGCAACCCGTTCGCCGACACGCGCCGCACGGGCACGATCGGCGTACCGTTCCCGAGCACGTGGATGAAGGTTGTCGACCCCGACGACCCCACCGTCGAGGTCCTGCAGGGGGAGCGCGGCGAGCTGCTGATCCACGGCCCGCAGGTGTTCCAGGGCTACTGGATGAACGACGAGGAGACCACCAGGACGCTGCTGCCCGGCGGCTGGCTGCGCACCGGCGACGTGGTCACGGTCGACGAGGACGGCTTCACGACCATCGTCGACCGCGTGAAGGAGCTCATCATCACCGGCGGCTTCAACGTCTCGCCGTCGGAGGTCGAGCAGGTGCTGCTCGCGCACCCGAAGGTCAAGGCCGCGGCGGTCGTCGGCCTGCCCAACGAGGAGGTCGGCGGCGAGCGCGTCATCGCGGCCATCCACCCCGAGGAGGGCTCCGACGTGACCTACGCCGAGCTCCGCGCCTGGTGCAAGGAGCGACTGACCGGCTACAAGACGCCCCGCGAGTTCTACGTGGTGGGCGAGCTGCCCAAGTCGATGCTCGGCAAGGTGCTGCGCGCGCAGGTGAAGGAGCAGCTCGGCGCCCTCACCCCGCTGCCGCACTGA
- the mmsB gene encoding multiple monosaccharide ABC transporter permease yields MNAIKDIFSKNLRQSGIVFAFVAIVVLFTIVTGGTLLAPNNVSNLVLQYSYILILAIGMLFVIVVGHIDLSVGSVMALVGAVSATLVIKQSMPWWVGVIAGLAVGIVIGIWHGFWVAYVGIPGFIVTLSGMLLFRGMTFLVLNNVSLSPMTPEYQMIASGFLNGLLGGNGFDLFTILIGVVGCVGYAWTQWSSRRARIRYDQVVESMPLFIIKIVVVAAVVMFFMWKLSTSRGFPIVLIILAALVLIYSFVSKSTIYGRHVFAIGGNLNAAMLSGVKVKRRIFQVYVNMGLLTGIAGIVFSSRTNGAQPAAGNGVELDAIAACFIGGAAVTGGVGTVIGAMVGGLVMAVMSNGMQLLGFQQYMQQIVKGLVLLLAVAFDVWNKRRAVSAKA; encoded by the coding sequence ATGAACGCCATCAAGGACATCTTCTCCAAGAACCTCCGCCAGAGCGGCATCGTGTTCGCGTTCGTGGCCATCGTGGTCCTGTTCACGATCGTGACCGGGGGCACACTGCTCGCCCCCAACAACGTGTCGAACCTGGTGCTGCAGTACTCCTACATCCTGATCCTCGCGATCGGCATGCTGTTCGTGATCGTAGTCGGGCACATCGACCTGTCGGTCGGCTCGGTGATGGCCCTCGTGGGCGCCGTCTCCGCAACGCTGGTCATCAAGCAGAGCATGCCGTGGTGGGTGGGCGTCATCGCCGGCCTCGCCGTCGGCATCGTGATCGGCATCTGGCACGGCTTCTGGGTCGCCTACGTCGGCATCCCGGGCTTCATCGTGACCCTGTCGGGCATGCTCCTGTTCCGCGGCATGACCTTCCTGGTCCTGAACAACGTCTCGCTGTCGCCCATGACGCCCGAGTACCAGATGATCGCCAGCGGCTTCCTGAACGGCCTGTTAGGCGGTAACGGGTTCGACCTGTTCACCATCCTGATCGGTGTCGTCGGCTGCGTCGGCTACGCCTGGACCCAGTGGAGCAGCCGCCGCGCCCGCATCCGCTACGACCAGGTCGTCGAGTCGATGCCGCTGTTCATCATCAAGATCGTCGTTGTCGCCGCCGTCGTCATGTTCTTCATGTGGAAGCTGTCGACGAGCCGTGGCTTCCCGATCGTGCTGATCATCCTCGCCGCGCTCGTGCTGATCTACTCGTTCGTGTCGAAGTCGACGATCTACGGTCGCCACGTCTTCGCGATCGGCGGCAACCTCAACGCCGCCATGCTGTCGGGCGTCAAGGTCAAGCGCCGCATCTTCCAGGTGTACGTGAACATGGGCCTGCTGACCGGCATCGCCGGCATCGTGTTCTCGTCGCGTACCAACGGCGCGCAGCCGGCCGCCGGCAACGGCGTCGAGCTCGACGCCATCGCCGCCTGCTTCATCGGTGGCGCCGCCGTCACCGGTGGTGTCGGCACCGTCATCGGCGCCATGGTCGGTGGCCTGGTGATGGCCGTCATGTCGAACGGCATGCAGCTGCTGGGCTTCCAGCAGTACATGCAGCAGATCGTCAAGGGCCTCGTGCTCCTGCTCGCGGTCGCGTTCGACGTGTGGAACAAGCGTCGCGCGGTCAGCGCCAAGGCCTGA
- the mmsA gene encoding multiple monosaccharide ABC transporter ATP-binding protein encodes MDDTNLILEMRDITKTFPGVKALSDVTLKVRRGEIHAICGENGAGKSTLMKVLSGVYPAGTYEGEIYFEGELCQFGSINDSEHAGIVIIHQELALVPLLSIAENIFLGNEQKTNGRIDWHKTNAEASKLLARVGLDENPVTPINQIGVGKQQLVEIAKALSKRVKLLILDEPTAALNDSDSAHLLDLLRHLKEQGITSIMISHKLNEITAIADSTTVIRDGSTIETIERGPDMTQERIIKGMVGRDLEHLYPDHEPKIGGEILRVENWTVMHPTQAGRKVSDAASFNVHAGEIVGIAGLMGAGRTELAMSVFGQSYGRKVDGKMFLHGKEVDFTSVDQAINAGVAYATEDRKRYGLNLIEDIRRNISAASLPKITKGVAVNSNEEIRIAESYRKSMRIKTPSVMSIVGQLSGGNQQKVVLSKWMMTEPEVLILDEPTRGIDVGAKYEIYTIINQLADAGKAVVVISSELPELLGICDRIYTLAFGRITGQQPKGEATQESLMKLMTKEREVA; translated from the coding sequence ATGGACGACACCAACCTCATCCTGGAGATGCGCGACATCACCAAGACCTTCCCGGGTGTCAAGGCTCTCTCCGACGTGACGCTCAAGGTCCGGCGTGGTGAGATCCACGCGATCTGCGGCGAGAACGGCGCGGGCAAGTCCACCCTCATGAAGGTGCTCTCCGGCGTCTACCCCGCAGGCACGTACGAGGGCGAGATCTACTTCGAAGGCGAGCTGTGCCAGTTCGGGTCGATCAACGACTCCGAGCACGCAGGCATCGTCATCATCCACCAGGAGCTTGCGCTCGTCCCGCTGCTGTCGATCGCCGAGAACATCTTCCTCGGCAACGAGCAGAAGACGAACGGCCGCATCGACTGGCACAAGACCAACGCGGAGGCGTCAAAGCTGCTCGCCCGCGTAGGCCTGGACGAGAACCCGGTCACGCCGATCAACCAGATCGGCGTCGGCAAGCAGCAGCTCGTGGAGATCGCCAAGGCCCTCTCCAAGCGCGTGAAGCTGCTCATCCTCGACGAGCCCACCGCGGCCCTCAACGACTCCGACTCCGCGCACCTGCTCGACCTGCTGCGGCACCTCAAGGAGCAGGGGATCACGTCGATCATGATCTCCCACAAGCTCAACGAGATCACGGCGATCGCCGACTCCACGACGGTCATCCGCGACGGCTCCACGATCGAGACCATCGAGCGCGGGCCCGACATGACGCAGGAACGCATCATCAAGGGCATGGTCGGTCGTGATCTCGAGCACCTCTACCCGGATCACGAGCCGAAGATCGGCGGAGAGATCCTGAGGGTCGAGAACTGGACAGTCATGCACCCCACGCAGGCGGGCCGCAAAGTCTCTGACGCCGCGAGCTTCAACGTCCACGCTGGCGAGATCGTCGGCATCGCCGGCCTGATGGGCGCCGGACGCACCGAGCTTGCCATGAGCGTGTTCGGGCAGTCCTACGGCCGGAAGGTCGACGGGAAGATGTTTCTGCACGGCAAGGAGGTCGACTTCACCAGCGTCGATCAGGCCATCAACGCAGGCGTCGCCTACGCGACGGAGGACCGCAAGCGCTACGGCCTGAACCTGATCGAGGACATCCGCCGCAACATCTCCGCCGCGTCGCTCCCGAAGATCACCAAGGGCGTCGCGGTCAACTCCAACGAGGAGATCCGCATCGCCGAGAGCTACCGCAAGTCCATGCGGATCAAGACGCCTTCGGTGATGAGCATCGTCGGGCAGCTGTCCGGCGGCAACCAGCAGAAGGTCGTCCTCAGCAAGTGGATGATGACCGAGCCCGAGGTACTGATCCTCGACGAACCCACCCGCGGCATCGACGTCGGCGCCAAGTACGAGATCTACACGATCATCAACCAGCTGGCCGACGCCGGGAAGGCCGTCGTGGTCATCTCATCGGAGCTGCCGGAACTGCTCGGCATCTGCGACCGCATCTACACCCTCGCCTTCGGCCGGATCACCGGACAGCAGCCGAAGGGCGAGGCAACCCAGGAGAGCCTCATGAAGCTCATGACCAAAGAGAGGGAAGTCGCCTAA
- the chvE gene encoding multiple monosaccharide ABC transporter substrate-binding protein, with amino-acid sequence MKFRKIVAAAAGIALSLSLAACSGGGAGTSTSTTSATGGETSAAATEGGRVGVAMPTQTSERWIADGNAVKQQLEDAGFTVDLQYANDDIPTQGQQIDQMITQGANVLIVAAIDGTALATQLETAASQGIKVIAYDRLIRDSKNVDFYVSFDNFKVGVAQGSSLLNGLGILDADGNDTGEKGPFNVELFAGSPDDNNATFFWEGAMSVLQPYIDSGVLVVPSTQTEFDQAAILRWQQETAQKRMEDLLTANYQGDTKLDGVLSPYDGLSRGIITALQNNGYSGTIGDGFPVVTGQDAEIASVKLIQDGVQFSTIFKDTRTLAEQAVTAAKDLLAGNDPEANNTTDYDNGVKVVPSYLLDVVTVTADNITEALVDTGYWTQDQIDAGVA; translated from the coding sequence ATGAAGTTCAGGAAGATCGTTGCGGCTGCGGCGGGCATTGCGCTCTCCCTGTCGCTCGCTGCCTGCTCCGGCGGCGGCGCCGGCACCAGCACGTCGACCACCAGCGCCACGGGGGGCGAAACCTCCGCGGCGGCAACCGAGGGCGGCCGCGTCGGCGTGGCGATGCCCACGCAGACCTCGGAGCGCTGGATCGCCGACGGCAATGCTGTGAAGCAGCAGCTGGAGGACGCGGGCTTCACCGTCGACCTGCAGTACGCCAACGACGACATCCCGACCCAGGGCCAGCAGATCGACCAGATGATCACCCAGGGCGCAAACGTCCTGATCGTCGCCGCCATCGACGGCACCGCGCTCGCCACCCAGCTGGAGACCGCCGCCTCGCAGGGCATCAAGGTCATCGCGTACGACCGTTTGATCCGTGATAGCAAGAACGTCGACTTCTACGTCTCGTTCGACAACTTCAAGGTGGGCGTTGCCCAGGGCAGCTCCCTGCTGAACGGCCTCGGCATCCTCGACGCCGACGGCAACGACACCGGCGAGAAGGGCCCCTTCAACGTCGAGCTCTTCGCCGGCTCGCCCGATGACAACAATGCCACCTTCTTCTGGGAGGGCGCGATGAGCGTCCTGCAGCCCTACATCGACTCCGGGGTCCTGGTCGTTCCGTCGACGCAGACCGAGTTCGATCAGGCCGCCATCCTGCGCTGGCAGCAGGAGACTGCCCAGAAGCGCATGGAGGATCTGCTGACCGCCAACTACCAGGGTGACACCAAGCTCGACGGCGTCCTCTCCCCGTACGACGGCCTCTCCCGTGGCATCATCACCGCCCTGCAGAACAACGGCTACTCCGGCACCATCGGCGACGGCTTCCCCGTCGTCACCGGCCAGGACGCGGAGATCGCCTCCGTCAAGCTCATCCAGGACGGCGTGCAGTTCTCGACCATCTTCAAGGACACCCGCACGCTCGCCGAGCAGGCCGTCACTGCCGCCAAGGACCTCCTCGCCGGCAATGACCCCGAGGCCAACAACACCACCGACTACGACAACGGCGTGAAGGTTGTTCCCTCCTACCTCCTGGACGTCGTCACCGTGACGGCTGACAACATCACCGAGGCCCTCGTCGACACCGGTTACTGGACCCAGGACCAGATCGACGCAGGCGTCGCCTGA